A genomic segment from Paramixta manurensis encodes:
- a CDS encoding DUF4286 family protein, giving the protein MNTAAQGMLFVATDVAPAEEADFNQWYDREHVEERVAIEGFLSGTRYQALDATRKYLGLYKTRTLATFRSAAYHAAFTRQTQWSVTHLNNMVNPMRRVCAIEGRVGIGTGSHLSILTCHTPLSSEEARHLGERMLRENGFITSSLLLPDAELSTPLPKEAAAPRAMNAMLLIESREAACGERLAELACREINAEAQFYALSWQLTHQERT; this is encoded by the coding sequence ATGAATACTGCTGCTCAGGGAATGCTTTTTGTTGCGACGGATGTAGCACCGGCCGAAGAAGCCGATTTTAACCAATGGTATGACCGCGAACATGTCGAGGAGCGCGTCGCGATTGAAGGGTTTCTCAGCGGAACGCGCTATCAAGCGCTCGACGCCACGCGAAAATATTTAGGGCTGTATAAAACGCGCACGTTGGCAACCTTTCGCAGTGCAGCCTATCACGCGGCCTTTACCCGACAAACTCAGTGGTCGGTCACTCACCTGAATAACATGGTCAACCCGATGCGCCGGGTGTGTGCCATTGAGGGGCGAGTCGGGATCGGCACCGGCAGTCATCTCAGTATCCTGACCTGTCATACACCACTGTCCAGTGAAGAGGCTCGTCATTTAGGTGAACGGATGCTACGTGAGAACGGTTTTATCACCTCAAGCCTCCTGTTACCGGACGCCGAACTCAGCACGCCGCTGCCAAAAGAGGCTGCCGCGCCGCGCGCAATGAACGCCATGCTGCTGATTGAGAGCCGAGAAGCCGCATGTGGCGAGCGGCTTGCAGAACTGGCGTGCCGGGAGATTAATGCCGAGGCGCAATTTTACGCGCTGAGCTGGCAACTCACCCACCAGGAGAGAACATGA
- a CDS encoding amidase — MTRSLLQVTRALAAGEVDAATLTEQALSAIGDTQGEGQLTFTRLYAQEARAAAAQADKRRLEQRPRSPLDGVPISIKDLFDVAGEPTTAGSRVLCHATAASKDAAVVARLRQAGAVIVGKTNMTEFAYSGLGVNPHYGTPANAFDRAQRRIPGGSSSGAAVSVSDGMCFGAVGTDTGGSVRIPAALSGLTGYKPTARRIDRAGVLPLSPALDAVGVIAHDVRSCLLLDSVIADTPLLTQEKSLRHARFALPQSVVLEGLDAGVETAWHAALDTLRQAGATLEWLPMEEFNEVAGFNAGGGFTALESWQWHRTLIEQNAAQYDQRVLSRIRRGAELTANDRQLLERQRADWQCRVAQRLNGYDAMLMPTVPVIAPTIAELEADEAHYFALNGAMLRNPSLINFLDGCAVSLPCHTAGQAPVGLMLAGLPLHDNAVMSWALCIEHALAHSHTTGDTP, encoded by the coding sequence ATGACACGTTCTCTGTTGCAGGTAACCCGCGCGCTGGCGGCGGGTGAAGTGGATGCCGCCACGTTGACCGAACAGGCGTTAAGCGCAATCGGAGATACGCAAGGTGAGGGGCAGTTAACCTTTACCCGGCTGTATGCGCAAGAGGCGCGGGCGGCAGCGGCGCAGGCGGATAAACGTCGCCTTGAGCAGCGTCCGCGCAGCCCGCTGGATGGCGTGCCCATTTCGATTAAGGATTTGTTCGACGTTGCCGGGGAGCCGACAACCGCCGGTTCGCGTGTGCTATGTCATGCAACGGCGGCATCAAAAGATGCGGCGGTGGTTGCTCGCCTACGGCAGGCTGGCGCGGTGATTGTCGGTAAAACCAATATGACCGAGTTTGCCTATTCCGGATTGGGCGTGAATCCGCACTACGGAACGCCCGCCAATGCCTTCGATCGCGCACAACGCCGTATTCCCGGCGGCTCCTCTTCCGGCGCGGCCGTTTCCGTTAGCGACGGGATGTGTTTTGGCGCAGTCGGTACCGATACCGGCGGGTCGGTACGTATTCCGGCGGCACTGAGCGGCCTGACCGGCTATAAACCGACTGCCCGCCGTATTGATCGTGCCGGGGTCCTGCCGCTTTCTCCGGCACTGGATGCCGTAGGCGTGATTGCGCATGACGTGCGTAGTTGTTTACTGCTGGATAGCGTCATTGCCGATACTCCATTGTTAACCCAAGAAAAATCCTTACGTCATGCACGTTTTGCCTTACCACAAAGCGTGGTGCTGGAGGGGCTAGACGCCGGGGTAGAAACCGCCTGGCACGCGGCACTCGACACCCTGCGTCAGGCGGGGGCCACGCTGGAGTGGTTGCCGATGGAGGAGTTTAACGAGGTCGCGGGCTTCAACGCGGGCGGCGGTTTTACCGCGCTGGAGTCCTGGCAGTGGCACCGCACATTAATTGAGCAGAATGCCGCGCAGTATGACCAACGGGTACTTTCGCGTATCCGTCGCGGCGCGGAGTTAACCGCAAATGATCGCCAACTACTCGAGCGGCAGCGTGCCGACTGGCAGTGCCGGGTGGCGCAAAGGCTGAACGGCTATGATGCGATGCTGATGCCAACGGTACCGGTTATTGCACCGACTATCGCTGAACTGGAGGCTGACGAAGCACACTACTTTGCCCTCAATGGCGCGATGCTGCGCAATCCCTCGTTGATTAACTTCCTTGACGGCTGTGCCGTCTCTTTACCTTGCCATACCGCAGGTCAGGCACCGGTCGGGCTGATGTTGGCCGGTTTACCGCTGCACGATAACGCCGTAATGAGCTGGGCGCTCTGCATTGAACACGCGCTGGCACACTCACACACCACGGGAGACACCCCATGA
- a CDS encoding DUF883 family protein, which produces MFSKRDVRKGLDTVQTRSRDIGGDIRDELQQAAGCSCTYLKNNPWAGVGLGAALGLVVGVLISKK; this is translated from the coding sequence ATGTTTTCAAAACGAGACGTTCGTAAAGGTCTGGACACTGTCCAGACACGTTCACGTGATATCGGCGGCGATATTCGTGATGAGTTACAACAGGCAGCAGGGTGCTCTTGCACTTATTTAAAGAATAACCCATGGGCAGGGGTCGGGCTTGGCGCCGCGCTTGGGTTAGTCGTTGGCGTGTTAATTAGTAAAAAATAA
- a CDS encoding GlsB/YeaQ/YmgE family stress response membrane protein — protein MGILSWIIFGLIAGIIAKWIMPGRDGGGFIITVVLGIIGAVVGGWISTFFGFGKVDGFNFGSFVVAVIGAIVVLWIYRKVRS, from the coding sequence ATGGGAATCCTTTCATGGATTATTTTTGGGCTGATCGCCGGTATTATCGCAAAATGGATTATGCCCGGTAGGGACGGCGGCGGGTTTATCATCACCGTGGTTCTGGGGATTATCGGTGCGGTCGTCGGCGGTTGGATCAGTACCTTCTTTGGCTTTGGTAAAGTCGATGGTTTTAACTTCGGTAGCTTCGTGGTCGCGGTAATTGGTGCGATTGTGGTGCTGTGGATTTACCGTAAAGTCAGAAGTTAA
- a CDS encoding GntR family transcriptional regulator, which translates to MESGTEFPENTRTLSLNELAYLRFKQALITLVYKPGDYLNTAQVMADLEMGRTPINQAIHRLAAEGLLQVIPRKGVMVSPLSIDDALELIEVRLANEALCIRLAVQRISEEDIRYLRQLNLQIDRARQQRDRINMMLLDRQFHHHLATVAANRRLIDILSVIHAQAQRFWATTLSNEVHMHEVIDEHNAIIEALAAGDATAADSATRAHIMSFKQALVAR; encoded by the coding sequence ATGGAGAGCGGAACTGAATTCCCGGAAAATACGCGCACGCTATCGCTAAACGAATTGGCTTATTTACGCTTTAAACAGGCCCTCATTACCTTGGTTTATAAGCCCGGAGACTATTTAAATACCGCGCAGGTCATGGCCGATCTGGAGATGGGCCGCACGCCAATTAATCAGGCGATTCATCGTTTGGCAGCCGAAGGATTGCTTCAGGTGATTCCGCGCAAAGGGGTGATGGTTTCCCCATTATCGATTGATGATGCGTTGGAACTGATCGAGGTTCGCCTGGCGAATGAGGCACTGTGTATTCGTCTCGCCGTGCAACGCATCAGTGAAGAAGATATTCGCTATTTGCGTCAGTTGAATCTGCAAATTGATCGGGCGCGTCAGCAGCGTGACCGTATCAATATGATGTTATTGGATCGGCAATTTCATCACCATTTAGCCACCGTCGCCGCCAATCGTCGTTTAATTGATATTCTCAGTGTGATTCACGCCCAGGCGCAGCGCTTTTGGGCGACAACCTTATCGAATGAAGTGCATATGCATGAGGTTATTGATGAGCATAACGCGATAATTGAGGCGTTAGCGGCGGGCGATGCAACTGCGGCTGATAGCGCAACGCGCGCGCATATTATGTCGTTTAAACAAGCGTTGGTGGCACGCTAA
- a CDS encoding flagellar brake protein — translation MKEVDKEQYLKRGTLAVLGVLRDILRDQTPVMVSHTRGQFISRLLFVDREQLMIDYGSNTYDNQVALDAENLHISAETQGAKVEFALPTLHADTYEGLPAFSAPLPDVLWQIQRREFFRVHAPLDPVFYCHTQWPDGTPARFRLQDLSLGGIGVLVDGQLPENLRLGETLKQLRVELGEYGHFEVDAQLLQIGQRTTVSSKNETLSIPRLSFRFTRLAPGQERQLQQVIFALERLARDKANRFQ, via the coding sequence GTGAAAGAGGTCGATAAAGAACAGTACCTTAAGCGTGGTACATTAGCCGTATTAGGTGTGTTGCGCGATATTTTACGTGACCAAACGCCGGTCATGGTTTCACATACCCGCGGCCAGTTTATTAGCCGCCTGTTGTTTGTCGATCGTGAACAATTGATGATTGACTACGGCAGCAATACCTATGATAACCAGGTTGCGCTGGACGCAGAGAATTTGCATATCAGCGCGGAAACACAGGGCGCGAAAGTAGAATTCGCCCTACCCACTCTGCACGCAGATACCTACGAAGGGCTACCGGCTTTCAGCGCGCCGCTGCCGGACGTGCTATGGCAAATTCAGCGCCGCGAGTTTTTCCGTGTTCACGCGCCGCTCGACCCGGTATTTTATTGCCATACGCAATGGCCTGACGGCACGCCGGCCCGTTTTCGTTTACAAGATTTATCCCTCGGCGGTATCGGCGTACTGGTTGATGGCCAGTTGCCGGAAAACCTTCGCCTGGGAGAAACCCTGAAGCAGTTACGTGTCGAACTGGGGGAATATGGACATTTCGAGGTGGATGCCCAGTTATTACAAATTGGTCAACGCACGACGGTAAGCAGTAAAAATGAAACCCTGAGCATACCGCGCCTGAGTTTCCGCTTTACCCGCCTGGCGCCCGGCCAGGAACGCCAACTACAGCAGGTGATTTTTGCACTGGAACGCCTCGCGCGCGACAAAGCAAACCGCTTTCAGTAA
- the treA gene encoding alpha,alpha-trehalase TreA, translating into MMKTVANRQWKGALLLPLFISAALAGANAWAQADQSQHMLSNAPQPPDIVLGPLYYAVQAAKFYPDQKTFADAVPKYDPASILADWRMQKNQRNFDLKHFVAGNFILPGAGEKYVPPAGQSLREHINGLWPVLTRTTDKASPHDSLLPLPKPYVVPGGRFREVYYWDSYFTMLGLAESGHWDRVQDMVDNFAYELDKYGHIPNGNRSYYLSRSQPPFFSLMVDLLAQHDGESVYSKYLPQLQKEYNYWMADADKVKAGDADKRVVKLKDGTLLNRYWDARDVPRTESYMDDIATAQKAPNRNKAELYRDLRSGAASGWDFSSRWFEKANDLSTIHTTQIVPVDLNALLFHLEQTLSHASKVAGQADASQRFAALAEKRQAAINRYLWNAQAGWYADYDWKTARIRPQLTAAALFPLYLQVATPDQADKTSAAVEKQLVKEGGLVTTNVNNGQQWDAPNGWAPLQWVAVEGLNHYGKQTLAKEIGLRFLNNVQTTYDREHKLVEKYVVEGKGLGGGGGGEYPLQDGFGWTNGVTLKLMDMYCPKDVTCNNVGDLKPSAP; encoded by the coding sequence ATGATGAAAACCGTCGCTAACCGTCAATGGAAAGGTGCTCTGCTACTACCTTTATTTATCAGCGCCGCTTTAGCGGGCGCAAATGCCTGGGCGCAAGCCGACCAAAGTCAGCATATGTTGAGCAACGCGCCACAACCGCCAGACATTGTGCTAGGCCCGCTCTACTATGCGGTTCAGGCCGCGAAATTTTATCCTGACCAAAAAACCTTTGCCGATGCGGTACCTAAATATGATCCCGCTTCGATCCTCGCAGACTGGCGGATGCAGAAGAATCAACGGAATTTCGACCTTAAGCATTTTGTTGCCGGTAACTTTATTCTGCCCGGCGCCGGCGAAAAATATGTCCCGCCTGCCGGTCAAAGTCTGCGCGAACATATCAATGGCCTGTGGCCGGTGCTGACTCGTACCACCGATAAAGCCAGCCCGCATGATTCACTGCTGCCGTTACCGAAACCGTATGTGGTTCCCGGCGGTCGTTTCCGCGAGGTTTATTACTGGGATAGTTATTTCACCATGCTAGGGTTGGCGGAGAGCGGCCATTGGGATCGCGTACAGGATATGGTGGATAACTTCGCGTACGAACTGGATAAATATGGCCACATTCCAAATGGTAACCGTAGCTATTACCTCAGCCGCTCGCAGCCGCCGTTCTTTAGCTTGATGGTTGATTTGTTGGCGCAGCATGATGGAGAGAGCGTCTACAGCAAGTATTTGCCGCAGTTGCAAAAGGAGTACAACTATTGGATGGCCGATGCCGACAAGGTGAAAGCTGGCGACGCCGATAAGCGTGTGGTTAAGCTGAAAGATGGCACGCTGCTGAACCGCTATTGGGATGCACGCGATGTTCCGCGTACCGAATCTTACATGGACGATATTGCGACCGCGCAGAAAGCGCCAAACCGTAATAAAGCTGAGCTATATCGTGATTTACGCTCCGGCGCTGCGTCTGGCTGGGACTTTAGCTCACGCTGGTTTGAGAAAGCTAACGACCTTTCGACCATTCATACCACGCAAATTGTACCGGTTGACCTCAATGCGTTGTTGTTCCACCTCGAACAGACGCTTTCTCATGCCAGTAAAGTCGCCGGACAAGCGGATGCCAGCCAACGGTTTGCCGCCCTGGCGGAAAAACGTCAGGCGGCAATTAATCGCTATTTATGGAATGCGCAGGCGGGCTGGTATGCCGATTATGACTGGAAAACAGCGCGCATAAGGCCTCAATTGACCGCCGCAGCCTTGTTCCCGCTCTATCTACAGGTTGCCACGCCTGACCAGGCCGATAAAACCAGCGCCGCGGTTGAAAAACAGTTGGTTAAAGAAGGCGGTTTAGTCACCACCAATGTGAATAACGGCCAGCAATGGGATGCGCCAAACGGCTGGGCACCGTTGCAATGGGTCGCGGTTGAAGGTCTGAACCACTACGGCAAGCAAACGCTGGCTAAAGAGATTGGGCTGCGTTTCCTCAACAACGTACAAACCACTTATGACCGGGAACATAAACTGGTGGAAAAATACGTGGTTGAAGGGAAAGGTTTAGGCGGCGGGGGCGGCGGTGAATATCCATTGCAGGACGGTTTTGGCTGGACAAATGGCGTGACGCTGAAACTGATGGATATGTACTGTCCGAAAGACGTTACCTGTAATAATGTTGGCGATTTAAAACCATCCGCTCCGTGA
- a CDS encoding MFS transporter, with the protein MSLSNTDHPTHKTRAEEATSQPPKTGRLAAASAIGTALEWYDFTVYNIMAALIFNHVFFPSFDPLVGTILAFSTYAVGYVSRPIGGMLFGHLGDVLGRRFVLVTTLVIMGVTTGLMGLLPGYAAWGIWSPLLLVSLRFIQGIALGGEWAGAVLLAMEHGKAHQRGRNASFAQVGPSCGTLLGTIFITLITVALSTEQFQLWGWRIPFLLSLALVIFGLWLRRGVGETPAFLQLEKNHSTTHTPIKEVFLHHPRALLIAGGSRIGSDVLYALVVVFTLTYVTTVLHLPRPLALTATMLGAIGNAITVPLFGALSDRLGRRPVYIAGVLLAMVWAFVFFILLDSTHPVLICLSVIGGLLIHAVMYGPQAAFVTEQFPVQVRYAGSSLAYTLAGIIGGGFAPLIITSLYKESGSTLWVSGYVILTLLITLVALWKAKETAHQPL; encoded by the coding sequence ATGAGCCTGTCAAACACCGACCATCCGACGCATAAGACGCGCGCCGAAGAGGCGACCAGCCAGCCGCCAAAAACCGGTCGCCTGGCGGCGGCCAGCGCAATCGGCACCGCGCTCGAATGGTATGACTTCACGGTCTATAACATCATGGCGGCGCTGATCTTTAACCATGTGTTCTTTCCTTCGTTCGACCCGCTGGTGGGAACTATCCTCGCCTTTTCAACGTATGCGGTAGGCTATGTCTCGCGCCCGATTGGCGGCATGCTATTCGGCCATCTCGGTGATGTGCTGGGGCGACGTTTTGTACTGGTTACTACGTTAGTGATTATGGGCGTGACCACTGGCTTAATGGGCCTGCTGCCGGGCTACGCCGCTTGGGGAATTTGGAGCCCACTGCTACTGGTTTCCTTACGGTTTATACAAGGTATCGCCTTGGGCGGAGAGTGGGCCGGCGCGGTACTGCTGGCGATGGAGCATGGCAAAGCGCACCAACGTGGACGCAATGCCTCATTCGCCCAGGTTGGGCCATCGTGCGGGACATTGCTGGGCACCATTTTTATTACGCTTATCACCGTCGCGCTTTCCACTGAACAGTTTCAGCTATGGGGCTGGCGCATTCCCTTCCTGTTGAGCCTGGCGCTGGTGATCTTTGGATTATGGCTGCGCCGTGGCGTAGGCGAAACGCCGGCCTTTTTGCAACTGGAAAAGAACCACAGCACCACCCACACGCCGATAAAAGAGGTGTTTTTACACCATCCGCGCGCCTTGCTGATTGCCGGTGGCTCGCGGATTGGTTCCGATGTGTTGTATGCGCTGGTGGTGGTATTTACGCTGACCTATGTCACCACGGTACTGCACCTGCCACGTCCGTTAGCCTTAACCGCTACCATGCTGGGGGCGATCGGGAATGCGATTACCGTACCGCTGTTTGGCGCGTTATCGGATCGGCTGGGACGTCGCCCGGTATATATTGCCGGGGTGCTGTTGGCGATGGTATGGGCGTTTGTCTTTTTTATCCTGCTGGATAGTACGCATCCGGTGCTGATTTGCTTGTCAGTGATTGGCGGGTTACTGATTCATGCGGTGATGTACGGCCCGCAAGCGGCGTTTGTCACTGAGCAGTTTCCGGTACAGGTGCGTTATGCCGGTTCTTCACTGGCCTACACGCTGGCAGGCATTATTGGCGGTGGTTTCGCACCCTTGATTATTACCAGTTTATATAAAGAGAGCGGCAGCACGCTGTGGGTCTCGGGATATGTAATATTAACGCTATTGATAACCTTAGTTGCATTATGGAAGGCGAAAGAAACCGCGCATCAGCCGTTGTGA
- a CDS encoding TonB-dependent siderophore receptor, with translation MRMAFTVKRSALLCSFALAMPALSFAEGTLVVSAQPTETADSPTSGYTAKTSKGATKTDEPLITTGQSVSVVTRQQMEDQGALNVNQALNYTPGVFTNFAGGANRYETIALRGFHGGDVDNTFLDGLRLMSDGGSYNALQIDPWFLERLDVVKGPSSALYGQTVPGGLVMMTSKRPQFSEEGHFRLMGGTNNTTGSAFDYTNAINDQWAFRLTGVTRDSDTQYDHTREERYAISPSLLWQPDEDTSLELKAYLQKDPSGGYHSAVPGEGSIIRHNGYKLSNGFYDGESSLDQFKRREQIYSYQFSHRFNDTWAFRSNASYTHSNVNQDQVYQIGWIGNSNSLSRYYSGERSSLDAVAIDNQLEADFATGRLEHKVVLGGEYHQYRNKLWDASAFADPLNAVTGIGGNHLWTDAGLSIPGISAHQSTRRYYQTGAYLQDEMTLDKWHLDLSGRYDRIVSQNTNDTDHTHYRRSDDHVSGRAALLYAFDSGISPYVSYSQAITPAALSGPDGNLLKPTTAEQYEAGVKYQPPGTNNMYSAAVYDLTQKNVANRDIITATYVPAGKVHSQGVELEAHTQLTPRLSTLAGYTWNRVRFKDAVDGNSGNTPYVTPSSIATAWARYQFDYGISVGTGVRYIGKQWADNENTRRLPSTTLFDASVRADLGAWNSKLKGAFVQVNANNLTDRQYVAACYGTGYCYWGAERSIVATIGYDF, from the coding sequence ATGAGAATGGCTTTTACAGTAAAGCGTTCTGCTCTACTTTGCTCATTTGCGCTGGCGATGCCCGCGCTTTCTTTCGCTGAAGGGACACTGGTTGTTAGCGCACAACCAACTGAAACGGCGGATTCTCCCACTTCAGGCTATACGGCAAAAACCAGTAAAGGCGCGACCAAAACCGACGAGCCGTTAATCACTACCGGTCAGTCGGTTTCAGTGGTCACGCGCCAGCAAATGGAAGATCAAGGCGCGCTTAACGTTAACCAGGCGCTAAACTATACCCCCGGCGTATTTACCAATTTCGCCGGGGGCGCCAACCGTTATGAAACCATTGCACTGCGTGGCTTCCATGGCGGCGATGTCGATAATACCTTCCTTGATGGCCTGCGGTTGATGAGCGATGGCGGCAGTTATAACGCGCTACAAATCGATCCCTGGTTCCTGGAGCGACTGGATGTGGTTAAAGGCCCCTCTTCCGCGCTCTATGGTCAGACCGTTCCCGGCGGGCTGGTAATGATGACCTCTAAACGTCCACAATTTAGCGAAGAGGGGCATTTCCGTCTGATGGGCGGAACCAATAACACCACCGGTAGCGCGTTCGATTATACCAATGCGATTAATGATCAATGGGCATTTCGTCTAACCGGCGTGACGCGTGATAGCGATACACAATATGACCATACACGCGAAGAGCGTTATGCCATCTCTCCATCATTACTGTGGCAACCGGATGAAGACACTTCGCTTGAGTTAAAAGCCTATCTGCAAAAAGATCCCTCTGGCGGCTATCATAGTGCGGTACCCGGCGAAGGCAGTATCATCCGCCATAACGGCTATAAGTTAAGCAATGGGTTTTACGATGGCGAAAGCTCGCTCGACCAGTTTAAACGTCGCGAGCAGATCTATAGTTACCAGTTCTCTCACCGTTTTAATGACACTTGGGCGTTTCGCTCTAATGCCAGTTATACCCACTCCAATGTCAATCAGGATCAGGTGTATCAAATTGGTTGGATCGGTAATAGTAACTCACTCAGTCGCTATTATTCCGGGGAACGCTCTTCGTTGGATGCGGTGGCGATAGATAACCAGTTGGAGGCAGATTTCGCCACCGGCAGGCTGGAGCATAAAGTGGTGCTCGGCGGTGAATATCATCAGTATCGCAATAAATTGTGGGATGCCAGCGCGTTTGCCGACCCGCTGAACGCGGTAACCGGCATCGGCGGCAATCATCTCTGGACCGATGCGGGCCTGAGCATTCCGGGTATCAGTGCGCATCAATCAACGCGCCGTTATTACCAGACCGGCGCTTATCTGCAAGATGAGATGACACTGGATAAATGGCACCTTGATCTGTCCGGGCGCTACGATCGGATTGTGTCGCAAAACACCAATGATACCGACCATACCCATTACCGCCGTTCCGACGATCATGTGAGCGGACGCGCCGCGTTGCTGTATGCTTTCGACAGTGGTATCTCGCCTTATGTCAGCTACAGCCAGGCGATTACCCCGGCTGCGCTCTCCGGCCCTGACGGTAACTTGCTGAAACCCACCACCGCCGAACAATATGAAGCCGGGGTTAAATATCAACCGCCTGGCACTAATAATATGTACTCCGCGGCGGTTTACGATCTGACGCAAAAAAATGTCGCTAACCGCGATATTATCACTGCCACCTATGTCCCCGCCGGTAAGGTGCACTCTCAGGGCGTTGAACTGGAGGCGCATACTCAGTTGACGCCTCGTTTGAGCACCCTTGCGGGCTATACCTGGAACCGGGTGCGCTTTAAAGATGCGGTGGATGGCAATAGTGGTAATACGCCGTATGTAACGCCAAGTTCGATTGCTACCGCGTGGGCGCGTTATCAGTTTGATTACGGTATCAGCGTCGGCACTGGCGTTCGCTACATTGGTAAGCAGTGGGCTGATAACGAAAATACCCGCCGTCTGCCCTCCACCACCCTGTTTGACGCTTCAGTACGCGCCGATTTAGGTGCCTGGAACAGTAAACTAAAAGGGGCATTTGTGCAGGTGAATGCGAATAACCTTACTGACCGTCAGTATGTCGCCGCCTGCTACGGCACCGGCTACTGTTACTGGGGCGCGGAACGTTCGATTGTTGCCACGATTGGCTACGATTTCTAA
- a CDS encoding ABC transporter substrate-binding protein, which yields MKFAKGITLFALALGAHTAFAAEPAVPTASSYHVQPDPQLKSLLPADVVKRGYVVAGTNPNTPPTTFYKEDNKTLAGREIDIMNAVGERLGIQVQWRDTGGFDNIIPGLKTGRYDVALSNVNATTERLKQIDFVSYYDASRLGIISRKDANIPPFKTLDSVCGKESGAGSGTTQVTRLEEAGKACEAAGKQPIKVSIFPDRPAGVQAVVSGRVPMFLGPYEGLLWQVKVIKPLTMSGIITVNDAPVSIAFSKDSALEPAVQAALNSLIKDGSYQKILDSWGIGFGAVKEAKRNQEIFK from the coding sequence GTGAAATTCGCCAAAGGAATAACGCTTTTCGCCCTTGCTTTGGGGGCGCACACCGCGTTTGCCGCCGAACCAGCCGTCCCGACAGCCAGTTCATACCATGTTCAACCCGATCCGCAATTAAAAAGCCTGCTACCGGCTGATGTGGTTAAGCGCGGTTATGTTGTGGCGGGCACCAACCCCAATACGCCGCCGACCACCTTCTATAAGGAAGACAACAAAACGCTGGCCGGGCGTGAAATCGACATTATGAATGCGGTGGGCGAACGGTTGGGTATCCAGGTACAGTGGCGCGATACTGGCGGCTTTGACAACATCATCCCAGGTTTAAAAACCGGTCGCTACGATGTCGCGCTCTCGAATGTTAACGCCACCACCGAACGTTTGAAACAGATCGACTTTGTCAGCTACTACGATGCCAGTCGGCTCGGCATTATTTCCCGTAAAGATGCCAATATTCCGCCGTTTAAAACGCTGGACAGCGTGTGCGGCAAAGAGAGCGGCGCCGGTTCGGGCACTACCCAGGTTACGCGCCTGGAGGAGGCTGGCAAAGCGTGTGAAGCGGCAGGCAAACAGCCAATAAAAGTTTCGATCTTTCCCGACCGCCCGGCAGGCGTGCAGGCAGTCGTTAGCGGACGCGTGCCGATGTTCCTTGGGCCGTATGAAGGCTTGTTGTGGCAGGTGAAAGTGATTAAGCCGCTGACCATGAGCGGTATCATCACCGTTAATGATGCGCCGGTTTCGATTGCTTTCTCGAAGGATTCTGCGTTAGAGCCTGCGGTACAGGCTGCGCTTAACTCGCTAATAAAAGACGGTAGCTACCAAAAAATCCTCGATAGCTGGGGCATCGGCTTTGGCGCGGTCAAAGAAGCCAAACGTAATCAAGAGATTTTTAAATGA
- a CDS encoding DUF2848 domain-containing protein — translation MKLHFSRDNAANDLIEVDINQLIIAGWTGRDREAIMHHISELEALGVHQPSAVPLFYRVATNQLSQQQQIEVVGGNTSGEAEPFVFTHQGELYVSLASDHTDRQLETHSVALSKQICVKPVAHQAWRMREVAAHWDQLILRAWIREQGEWVLYQEGTLCALRTPFDLLENYLAGQPLPENGLAMTCGTLAAIGGIRPATEFRMALVDEQRGCSITHHYRSVELPIIA, via the coding sequence ATGAAACTGCATTTTAGCCGTGACAATGCTGCAAATGATTTGATTGAAGTTGATATTAATCAATTAATTATAGCAGGATGGACTGGAAGGGATCGTGAAGCCATCATGCACCACATTAGTGAGCTGGAAGCGCTGGGTGTGCACCAACCTAGTGCAGTGCCACTGTTTTATCGCGTGGCAACCAATCAACTTTCACAACAACAACAGATTGAAGTCGTCGGCGGTAATACCTCCGGAGAAGCGGAACCGTTTGTGTTTACCCATCAAGGCGAACTGTATGTTTCGTTGGCGTCTGACCACACTGACCGCCAGCTGGAAACCCATAGCGTGGCGTTATCCAAACAGATTTGCGTTAAACCTGTTGCGCATCAAGCGTGGCGGATGCGTGAGGTCGCTGCGCATTGGGACCAGCTAATACTGCGTGCCTGGATCCGCGAGCAGGGCGAGTGGGTGCTGTATCAAGAGGGCACGCTCTGTGCATTACGTACCCCGTTTGATTTGCTGGAGAACTATCTCGCCGGTCAGCCGCTACCGGAAAACGGCCTGGCGATGACTTGCGGCACGCTGGCGGCGATTGGCGGCATTCGGCCCGCGACCGAGTTTCGTATGGCGCTGGTTGATGAGCAACGCGGATGCAGTATTACGCACCACTATCGCAGTGTTGAACTGCCGATTATTGCCTGA